Below is a genomic region from Primulina eburnea isolate SZY01 chromosome 9, ASM2296580v1, whole genome shotgun sequence.
TGCGTGAGGTCTTTGGCTCAAGGGGTTCGAACTGCAAGTATAATCGACGGCAGGTTGAAGCATTCTTTGCTTCTTGAGATTCTCACTGGTGAAGGAGCTGGAACGATGATCACCGGCTAGCTAATGCCGGTAAAAAGTTATTTATAGCTCGTCTTAAAAGATTTTTGGTCATGTTTTCAAACAATTATGGTTGATAATTTATGTTTCGTGACATGGTTTTGAATGATTCCCACTTACGGTGTACCTGGGGGTCGCAAATCTGAGCAAACAAATGATAAAATGTATATCGTAATGATATTTTGAGTTTTTTGTCTGTACGTACCATTTCAACACCAAGGAATACTGAAAGTGCATCTGAATGCGAGACTAGGAAAGAATATCACCCCTTTCAAATGAAGAAACATTCTATCTTTTTGCATAAAAGTTCATGTCGTGTACCCCTCAAGTCCAATTTCCCCCCATCCTTATGTTATTTTACACAGTCCCCTGCCTTTGTTCCGTTTTGCCCCTTGTCCAAATTTCTGGATCCACGCCTTCCTATTCCGCTGTCCATCTAGAGCAACAACAGATGTAATATTTGACAAAcgtgaaatatttttattgatggaTAGCTGGAGAGTTTCCAAGGTGTTTTTTTTTCACTTGAAACTTTGAAGATTGTGATGTTTGAGTATTTATCCGTTGCCTCTAAAAAGAAGAGTACAAGAAcagatttttttaattattttcagaACGGTGAGTGCAACAACTGTTTTTTCACTAAGTATGCCATGTATGTGGTAAACAAATTCCTTCGAGAACCGAGTGAGCCAGATGGGATATTAACAATTGAAAATTAGAGTAAGGCAAGTAATTATTTACCACTATTACACATTTCTGCACATTATTCATACCAAATCGAATGAAGCCAAGAGCTACACGGAATAAAACTTTTGATTGTATGATAAAATATCATCATAATGTTGTTTTATATGACTGTATATGTATACAACTATTATATACATCAGAGTATTACAAATGCCTTGGCCCACATTAGGAGTTCTGTACACCTCACACAACCACATGTTTATTTGCTCGACTCAAACTCTTACAGCAACTCATTAGATTAGATAACAAACAGGCATCACTCCAAAAGCACAAACATATTTACTAAAAACGAACAAATAGAAATGGGGATGGGACAAACGAAATCTACTGCAATTTGAAAGAACCTTGGCACCGCAAAGAAAATGCTACACATATGTTCAATATATAGCAAGAGAACCTTGGAAACTTCCTTTATTCTTGTGCACACATCCTCTTTGGTAAAAGCGACTGCCTATTGCTGAGAAATTTTACCTTGCTTCAACAGCATGTCTTTCAACTCTCTGTACCCACGAAGCTCGTCTAATGCATCAGACGTGGTCTTTGACGAAATAAGTCCAGAAGATGCAAGATTTGTAGAAGCACATTGCAGTATATTGGACTTTTCAGAAATTTCATTTGAATCTTGATTGCAGTTCGTTGGTGTCTTAAGCTTGGAATCACGCAGCAACTCTGCTGTAAAAGAGACGTCTTGGCGAAGAGGTGGCGCTTTCTTCAGCATCTGAACTAGAGCACCAACTGCAGCATCTTGTGATTTTCTAGCCAGGAGAAGTCCACCAGGCTCATGGGGCACCATTGGATGGTGCGGCTGATCAAATGAGCCAGGCCTGGAATCATCGCACCACGGTTTATTTTCAAATAGTTGCAGTTGAAATAACAAAAAACAATTGGGTTATTCAAACTAAATTTGATTTCAAATCTAGCTCCTATATATGACACAAAATAAATTGCAACTATAGAGGTGCTCATATGCTTGTAGCATGACATTCAGATAATCTGTATCATAAGATCAGCAGGAACaacacaaaaatttcaaagaatgACACCAGAACCTTCTGGTTTCAACAAAACTTAAAAACAAAGCAAGCATTATAACTTGATTTTGTCCACTACATGTAGCTCCACCTACAGAACAATCAAGCCATCAAGTGTTGCAACCTCCATTCATGTAAGAGAAATTCGGCAGTCACCACAACCACAAAGTGCCGACAAGGCAATAAAAAGGTGCCTGACAGATGTTAGCACGCTGATAATGAGAAAGATGCACCAGACAGATGCTGAACAAAATGGGAAGATAGGTTGTCCAAATGAAACATAATACATATCCAAATTTGCACGTGATAAATATAATCACCCAAGTGAATGGCTAAACTTTATACCTCAAAGAATGGGAGACAAAACGAGATTTTAAGTTCTGTCATGTTAAGTAGGAGTCATAGCAATGATTTCAATATGCTATATATTTCCATAGAGTATCTTACAATTATCATTCCGTATATCCCACTCAAAAACAAACGCCTGCCATAAAATCTCAAGTGGTCCATTATGCCTTTCCAGGTAAGAACTCCCAAGTGTATGATGCTGATTGCAACAATGACTTGACATTATTAAAATAGAAAACATGGACTTCATCATGGGAAATTAATAGCAGCTTTGGAAGCACTCTCCAACAGTCATTTGAAGGAGCTACTAAAGACTGGTGTGGCACAGTTTATAGAAGGAACACAAAAGGGTTTCTGCCTCTTACATATAATTCTCTGAAAAATGGGATTAGTTGAAAATTATTTCCATACATCTTCACGGAAGTATTTCTTCTCTGGGAACATTAGGTTCATTTTACGGCTAGGTGGAAAGTGGAAACAATACatgtaatttcaaaaatattttatttcaagtgcAGCTGCTTTGAAGCTCAAATCACTTATTTTCTCTGTACCCTAATAAACTTGATTCCACTATCATAAACACAACATCAGGACAGTACAGGTGCACCTAAAATCATCAAACATAGATGAACAACGCATGTTTTTGCACCTAGAAGTAACAGAATCGAATAAAAAATGTTGTATCATAACCTGGAAAGTGGATCTATCATGTCCTCGTCGTCTACAAAAAATGGCCCAGAAAACTCAGAATCGTCATAATCATCCTGAAAGGATAACCTACTGGAACTTCTAGAGAATGATTTTGAAGGAGAGCTATTTATAGATGGTTTCACTGCAGACATCTTTCCAGGCTCATCCTTGCTGAACGAGGACAACTGCAGAAGAAATGGCACCGCTGGTTAATCTGTTCGGTGATATTTTAAAAGAACAAAAACACATCATCATACCTTGTCAACTGTTGAATTGGCCGTATGAAGGCCTGTATGTGCAACCTGCTTAATAATAGCGACTCGAGTAGCTTTCATGGGAGGAGAATGAGGCATCATTTGATTGCTGAGGACCGAAGGGAAACTAGAAAGTCTTGATGCAGGTATACTAACTGGGGCACTTTCAGACCGTAAAAGAGCTTTTGATAAATGACTGCCAGGAATGTAGGCTGGTGGTGATGGAGATGGTGAAAATATGAGGGAAGGCCAATACTCGTCATAACTTGGATTTTTCAAATGAATGGCAGTTGTTTCACTGGGTAAATTACGAGGTAAGCTTGCAGGAGGAAGACGGCAGGTATGCTTTTTAGACGTTGAAGCATGGGATTCAGAATATGTGGGTGAAGGTGTAGGGTTTACTGAAGGTGGTGATGCTCTATATATGTCATAACTCCAGCTATGCCGCCTACCAAATGGGGACGGAGATGGGGAGCTTTGTGATATGGGATACGTTGGGAACCTTTTAAGTGGTTCTGCCATTGGGCTTCCAACATATTCAGGTATGAATTGAGGGGATATAGGAGTTGATGACTCGGAACTTACATCAAATACTGATGAACGATATGCAACTGAGAGGCAAAGCCTACCACAAGAAGTATCAACTGGAGAGAACACAAAATGCTGCATATCTTCCTCCTCCTTAGGGGTAAATGGTTCCGCGAAAGATGAAACCTGGTGGCCAAGATTATACAATCGAATTTGTGCCGATGAAATAAGATCGCGAAACAACTTGTAAGCTGGCAAGAGCCTGATGGTTGCATACAGAGACCGTAACAACAATATTGACTTCTTGTATAGAGCATGAGAGCTTGTACAAGTTGATCTCTTACTACCCGATGAGCCAGCCCCGTTAGCACCAGTCTTCTTACTCTCATACTGCAAAACCCACCTCTCGATTATCTTTTCATTATTCGACTCACACCCAAAATCATCATTATCGGAACCATAATAATACCTCTCTTTCCCCCATGTATTCTGCACGAGCATTCTTTTAGGGGAACAATTCAAGGGGTCCCAATCTCTTGGTCTCTGCACTAAAAAGACATCGACTATCATGGGCTCAAGATTACTCTGCCGCCAAAAATCTATATTTTCTAATGCAGCAGGACAATCCCGAAGGGCTAAATTAAACCATTTATCCCTCGGCCTAAAACTCGATGATGAAGAGGATGATGACGACGGTGACGGGGAGGATAGAACTTGTTCACCGCTGTAATTCCGTGAAGAAACATATGGGCACCGTGATTCCAGTATTATGTGTAGGCTTTTAGCAAAGAATTCAGTGATTATTTGCTCCATTCTCGCGGGTTCTGAATTGGCACTGTTTCCATGATATGCAGCCATAGATTCTATCGAAATAAACAAACACAAAAGGAACTTTGGCAATCGAAATCCTCAACGAGAATCCGAATTCAAAACAAGTAAACAACCCAAATCTAAAACTTCAAAATCAGATCACAAGCAGAAACTTGAACTCCAAAACACCTCCAAAAAACTGCCCCCAAAACAAAGAAAGCTTCAAATCACTGAAGGGTGGTCGAAAAACAAGATGAAGATAGAAAAACTCACAGACTCAAGAAATTCCAAAATAATGGGTATTCTCGCTTCTGCACGTCCTATACCTAGCTCTGCTACATTTGTGGTTTCTACGCGTCCAGTAATCAAGAACAGGCACATATAGTCACAGTTCTGCAACAAATACTCCTCAGCGGGTAAAAATTGGTGGCTTTTGTACTTTCCGAATAACATGAAATTTGGCGCAAGTTTTTGGGGTTTCTAGACATAGAAAACGAGTGAGAGCACGATGTTCGTTCTCCTTTTATATGGAGATTATCAGCCCAGTGATGATTCAGGTCTGAGGATAACTGTTACCACTTTAAGAAGTTGTACTTTACGTAGTTGTACATTTCGGACATGTTTGACACCCCTGGAACCTGGTGAGCGGAGCCCCAATAATGGCAAGCTACTTACTACCATTGAACTGTATTGACATTAATTATATAGAAGAGTCTTATTTCCTCCCCATTTATTATATTACTTAAACTCGATTTCACAAATAACATGATTTCCTAGCTATTTATATTAGGTTAAATGTGTATAAGTGATTGTAGTATTATAGTTGATAATCTTCTGAAAAAATATTGTACGTTTTGATTCGGTTGGCTAGGTGAGTCTAAAAAGAGTGCTTTCGTATCTCAAATGTTTTATTATCTCTATTAGAGACGTACTAACGGTAGAGAATTATGAGATTTGTCTATAAGAGATATGAGACATCACCAACAGATAGACATGCATCTTATCAGACTCATGAGCCTGACAGACATATTAACACCCAAGTAGGAGCATTCTTCGATGTCAATGGTATACAAAAATAAAGTTGTGCATTAGTTACAACTATATGTTTTGAACTGTGGTAAGCGCTTAATCTttacaattgatatcagagcaaGATCGTAAGTTCAAATCTCCCAAACCGTATGTTTATATACTTATTTGGAGAGATTTTGGGCTATACATATATGAATGAGCATATTATTGAGATAATTGACCTCAGGCGCTACCACGAGTATAAGAAAAAAAGTTGTCTTATCTAACAACTATATCTTTTGTTCTGATGGTAAATGTTTGATCATAAAAATCTATATTGTA
It encodes:
- the LOC140841726 gene encoding autophagy-related protein 13b-like; the encoded protein is MAAYHGNSANSEPARMEQIITEFFAKSLHIILESRCPYVSSRNYSGEQVLSSPSPSSSSSSSSSFRPRDKWFNLALRDCPAALENIDFWRQSNLEPMIVDVFLVQRPRDWDPLNCSPKRMLVQNTWGKERYYYGSDNDDFGCESNNEKIIERWVLQYESKKTGANGAGSSGSKRSTCTSSHALYKKSILLLRSLYATIRLLPAYKLFRDLISSAQIRLYNLGHQVSSFAEPFTPKEEEDMQHFVFSPVDTSCGRLCLSVAYRSSVFDVSSESSTPISPQFIPEYVGSPMAEPLKRFPTYPISQSSPSPSPFGRRHSWSYDIYRASPPSVNPTPSPTYSESHASTSKKHTCRLPPASLPRNLPSETTAIHLKNPSYDEYWPSLIFSPSPSPPAYIPGSHLSKALLRSESAPVSIPASRLSSFPSVLSNQMMPHSPPMKATRVAIIKQVAHTGLHTANSTVDKLSSFSKDEPGKMSAVKPSINSSPSKSFSRSSSRLSFQDDYDDSEFSGPFFVDDEDMIDPLSRPGSFDQPHHPMVPHEPGGLLLARKSQDAAVGALVQMLKKAPPLRQDVSFTAELLRDSKLKTPTNCNQDSNEISEKSNILQCASTNLASSGLISSKTTSDALDELRGYRELKDMLLKQGKISQQ